In Amaranthus tricolor cultivar Red isolate AtriRed21 chromosome 3, ASM2621246v1, whole genome shotgun sequence, a single window of DNA contains:
- the LOC130809128 gene encoding vesicle transport v-SNARE 12-like yields MSEVFDGYERQYCELSANLSNKCSSTSLLSDQEQKQQKLTEIKAGLDEADILIRKMDLEARSLQPNVKAMLLAKLRDYKSDLNNLKREAKKISSPNHDQSAREELLEAGMVDAYKTSSDQRERLAFSTERLNQSSERIRESRRTILETEELGVSILQDLQQQRETLLHSHTKLHEVDNAIDKSKKILTAMSRRISKNKWIFGGIIGVLLLAIIFIIYFKFTHH; encoded by the exons ATGAGTGAGGTTTTTGATGGCTACGAACGCCAATACTGTGAATTGTCGGCTAATCTCTCCAACAAATGTTCTTCTACTTCTCTTCTTTCCGATCAAG AGCAGAAACAACAGAAGCTGACTGAAATTAAGGCGGGCCTAGATGAGGCTGATATTTTG ATACGAAAAATGGATCTTGAAGCTAGAAGCTTGCAACCCAACGTGAAGGCCATGCTTCTTGCAAAGCTGAGGGATTATAAATCTGATTTGAATAATCTGAAAAGAGAAGCGAAGAAGATCAGTTCACCAAATCATGATCAGTCTGCTCGAGAAGAGTTATTAGAAGCTGGAATGGTAGATGCGTACAAG ACTTCCTCAGATCAGAGAGAGAGATTGGCATTTTCCACAGAACGTTTGAATCAATCTAGTGAGAGAATTAGGGAAAGTAGGAGAACTATATTGGAGACAGAAGAGTTGGGTGTGTCAATTCTTCAAGATTTGCAGCAGCAACGTGAAACCCTCCTTCACTCGCACACAAAG CTTCATGAGGTAGACAATGCCATTGACAAAAGCAAGAAGATCCTGACTGCTATGTCACGTAGAATAAGCAAAAACAAATGGATTTTTGGCGGAATTATTGGTGTTCTTCTCCTTGCCATCATTTttatcatatactttaaatttacGCATCACTGA
- the LOC130809129 gene encoding uncharacterized protein LOC130809129 — MSIPCELYPSEEDLLYEEEILRNPFSLRLWWRYLIARTASPFKKRAIIYERALKALPGSYKLWYAYLRERLELVRNLPITHSQYETLNNTFERALVTMHKMPRIWIMYLQTLTQQKLVTRTRRTFDRALCALPVTQHDRIWEPYLIFVSQKGIPIETSLRVYRRYLKYDSSHIEDFIEFLIDSERWQEAAERLAGVLNDDQFFSIKQKTKHRLWLELCDLLTKHATEVSGLNVDAIIRGGIRKFTDEVGRLWTSLADYYIRRKLPEKARDVFEEGMMTVVTVRDFSVIFDAYSQFEESMLAYKMENMDLSDEEGENVGEDDEDDEEDIRGDVELSAGKFEKRILKNFWLHDDNDVDLRLARLEHLMDRRPELANSVLLRQNPHNVEQWHRRVKLFEGNPTRQILTYTEAVRTVDPMKAVGKPHTLWVAFAKLYETHKDLGNARVIFDKAVQVNYKAVDHLASIWCEWAEMELRHKNFKGALELMRRATAEPSVEVKRRVAADGHEPVQMKLHKSLKLWTFYVDLEESLGNLDSTRDVYERILDLRIATPQIIINYAMLLEEHKYFEDAFRVYERGVKIFKYPHVKDIWVTYLSKFVKRYGKTKLERARELFENAVEKAPGDCVKPLYLQYAKLEEDYGLAKRAMNVYDQATKAVPASEKLSMYEIYIARAAEMFGVPKTRNIYEEAIQSGLPDKDVKTMCMKYAELEKSLGEIDRARAIYSYASQFSDPRTYPDFWNQWHEFEVQHGNEDTFREMLRIKRSVAASYSQTHFILPEYAMQKDEKQSLDKTVGEDEMAALERKLAPADNGDSVKDKARMVGFVSAGHESQGNESARNVNQEEIELPDESDNEEDEEDEKVEIAQKDVPSAVFGGLAKKRDEPEKLEDGEEAKTADAHLGALERLKRRKKD; from the exons ATGTCCATACCTTGCGAATTATACCCTTCAGAAGAAGATCTTCTCTACGAAGAAGAAATTCTCAGAAACCCTTTCAGTCTTCGTCTTTGGTGGCGTTACCTTATCGCCAGAACTGCATCTCCCTTCAAAAAAAGAGCAATCATCTACGAAAGAGCACTCAAAGCTTTACCTGGTAGCTACAAACTTTGGTATGCTTATCTTCGTGAACGTCTTGAACTTGTTCGTAATCTTCCTATTACACATTCTCAATATGAAACCCTAAATAATACTTTTGAACGTGCTTTAGTTACTATGCATAAAATGCCTAGAATTTGGATTATGTATTTACAAACCCTAACTCAGCAGAAATTAGTTACTCGTACTCGTAGAACTTTCGATCGTGCTCTTTGTGCTTTGCCTGTCACGCAGCATGATCGAATTTGGGAACcctatttgatttttgttaGTCAAAAGGGGATTCCTATTGAGACTTCACTTAGGGTTTATAGGAGGTATTTGAAGTATGATTCCTCACATATTGAGGATTTTATTGAGTTTTTGATTGATTCTGAGAGGTGGCAGGAAGCTGCTGAGAGATTAGCTGGGGTTTTGAATGATGATCAGTTTTTTAGTATTAAACAGAAGACTAAACATCGTCTTTGGCTTGAGTTGTGTGATTTATTGACTAAGCATGCTACTGAGGTGTCTGGATTGAATGTGGATGCTATAATTAGGGGTGGAATTAGAAAGTTTACAGATGAGGTGGGTCGGCTGTGGACGTCTTTGGCGGATTATTATATTAGGAGGAAGTTGCCTGAGAAGGCTAGGGATGTGTTTGAAGAAGGCATGATGACGGTTGTGACCGTTAGAGATTTTAGTGTTATTTTTGATGCATACTCGCAGTTTGAGGAGAGTATGTTGGCGTATAAGATGGAAAATATGGATTTAAGTGATGAGGAGGGAGAGAATGTTGGAGAGGATGACGAGGATGATGAGGAGGATATTAGGGGGGATGTTGAGCTTTCTGCGGGGAAGTTTGAGAAGAggattttaaagaatttttggttgcatgatgataatgatgtggATTTGCGGCTGGCTAGATTGGAGCATTTGATGGACAGACGACCCGAGCTTGCTAATAGTGTGCTTCTTCGCCAAAATCCACACAATGTGGAGCAATGGCATCGGAGGGTAAAGCTCTTTGAAGGAAACCCAACTAGGCAGATATTGACTTATACTGAGGCAGTGAGAACTGTGGATCCAATGAAGGCAGTAGGAAAACCTCACACATTGTGGGTAGCTTTTGCTAAGCTTTATGAAACTCATAAAGATCTTGGTAATGCTAGGGTAATTTTTGACAAAGCTGTGCAAGTGAATTATAAGGCAGTTGATCATCTTGCTAGCATTTGGTGTGAATGGGCTGAGATGGAATTGAGGCACAAGAACTTTAAAGGAGCACTGGAACTGATGCGACGTGCCACGGCAGAGCCTTCCGTTGAAGTGAAGCGTCGAG TTGCTGCTGATGGTCACGAGCCTGTTCAGATGAAATTGCACAAATCATTGAAATTGTGGACATTCTATGTAGATTTAGAGGAAAGCCTTGGTAATTTAGATTCCACCCGTGATGTGTATGAGAGAATATTGGATCTAAGAATTGCAACTCCTCAAATTATTATAAACTATGCAATGCTTCTAGAG GAGCATAAATACTTTGAAGATgcttttagggtttatgaaAGAGGTGTGAAGATCTTTAAATATCCTCATGTGAAGGATATATGGGTAACATATTTATCCAAGTTTGTGAAGAGGTATGGGAAGACTAAACTGGAACGAGCAAGAGAACTTTTTGAAAATGCCGTTGAAAAG gCTCCTGGGGACTGTGTAAAGCCTCTGTACCTGCAATATGCTAAGTTGGAGGAGGACTATGGCTTAGCGAAGCGTGCAATGAATGTTTATGACCAAGCTACTAAAGCTGTTCCTGCAAGTGAGAAGCTGAGCATGTACGAGATTTATATAGCTCGTGCAGCTGAAATGTTTGGTGTGCCAAAAACCAGGAATATATATGAGGAAGCAATTCAATCTGGTCTTCCTGACAAAGATGTGAAGACCATGTGTATGAAGTATGCTGAACTTGAGAAGAGCCTTGGGGAGATTGATCGTGCTCGTGCAATTTACTCATATGCTTCCCAGTTCTCAGATCCGAGAACTTATCCTGATTTCTGGAATCAATGGCATGAATTTGAGGTCCAACATGGAAATGAAGACACTTTCAGAGAAATGCTCCGCATAAAAAGAAGTGTTGCTGCCAGTTACAGCCAG ACTCATTTCATACTTCCTGAATATGCGATGCAAAAAGATGAAAAACAAAGCCTTGATAAGACTGTTGGTGAAGATGAAATGGCAGCCCTTGAGAGGAAGTTGGCTCCTGCAGATAATGGCGATTCAGTCAAGGACAAAGCTAGGATGGTTGGTTTCGTCAGTGCTGGGCATGAATCTCAAGGCAATGAATCTGCAAGAAATGTAAATCAGGAGGAGATCGAGCTGCCGGATGAGAGTGACAATGAGGAAGATGAGGAAGATGAAAAGGTTGAAATTGCTCAAAAGGATGTGCCAAGTGCTGTTTTTGGCGGCTTGGCTAAAAAGCGGGACGAGCCTGAGAAATTAGAAGATGGGGAGGAGGCTAAAACAGCTGATGCTCATCTTGGTGCCCTTGAAAGATTGAAACGAAGAAAGAAAGACTAA